In a single window of the Fusarium falciforme chromosome 3, complete sequence genome:
- a CDS encoding Beta-glucosidase has product MESTVDIEAILTSLTLEEKVTLLSGRALFESAPIPDKGVPFIKFTDGPNGTRGPAADGNTAAACFPAACSIAATFDLDIARRVGHALGQEAVGKGARCLLAPTVCIHRHPLGGRNFESFSEDPFLSGKLASQTIQGVQNHGIAATIKHFVANEQETERFTVNEAITERALREIYLRPFEIAIKEASPWAVMTAYNCINGIHCDANKWLLEDVLRDQWNWKGLVMSYWGGTNTVAEGLKAGLDLEMPGPPQVRKLDAVMEALKQGELTESHIDDRSRTVLQFLARVGAFNDTEATASNVIPVAVDRPEHRALIRDAGARGIVLLKNSDHVLPINKENTKGKKIALIGYAKVGLAHGGGSAAVNAHYKITPWDALHTALGEHVEFAFAMGAHRERLLAPITKDAGYGEIIGLDGQPGFTRQLSEFRGPLVSTIHGFPASVYSPLGSQESLWKDLDLIGYFTPKETGTHYLACSGVGPTQVFIDDRLVLDQPMNYSDPMGAFFGVANESEIRVHLEANKKYRLCIHSSPPVNVGLEILEGRTGVRMGFSLESEHDADLVTEAAQVAAEADIAIVFTGHDPQWESEGRDQEGFHLPRNQDAMVAAVAAANHRTIVVNSTGVPVAMPWVDKVAAVLQAWFPGQECGNAIADVLTGAVNPEGRLPVSFPRKIQDAPAHGNFPGTHVNGRLEVNYAEGVFVGYRHYDRVGHDKLNFAFGHGLSYTAFAYGNLKVSQEADNAFAVTVDVSNSGSLEGATVVQIYVGKKNRNSDQHPVKALVAFQKVFLKAGEEQTPQLSVAMRDLAYYDEALGRWVVQAGEYDFSLASSASDILEVVPVTVKGTGYSP; this is encoded by the exons ATGGAATCCACCGTCGATATCGAAGCCATTCTCACATCTTTAACGCTGGAGGAAAAG GTCACGCTTCTTTCTGGGAGGGCGCTCTTTGAATCTGCGCCAATTCCTGACAAGGGTGTGCCTTTCATCAAG TTCACAGATGGCCCTAATGGCACACGAGGTCCCGCCGCGGACGGCAACACAGCCGCCGCATGCTTCCCTGCAGCGTGCAGCATCGCCGCGACCTTCGATCTAGATATAGCCAGAAGAGTCGGTCACGCGCTCGGCCAGGAAGCTGTGGGAAAGGGGGCTCGATGTCTGCTCGCCCCTACCGTCTGcatccatcgtcatcccCTGGGGGGACGCAACTTTGAGAGCTTCAGCGAGGATCCGTTTCTGTCTGGGAAGCTCGCCTCGCAGACGATACAGGGGGTGCAAAACCACGGCATCGCGGCTACGATAAAACACTTTGTCGCCAACGAGCAGGAGACGGAGCGCTTTACCGTCAACGAAGCTATTACCGAGCGAGCCCTACGAGAGATCTACCTGCGGCCATTCGAGATTGCAATTAAGGAGGCCTCTCCTTGGGCGGTCATGACGGCCTATAATTGCATTAACGGCATACATTGCGACGCAAACAAATGGTTGCTGGAAGACGTGCTGCGAGACCAATGGAACTGGAAGGGCCTCGTCATGAGCTACTGGGGCGGCACCAATACCGTCGCCGAAGGGCTCAAGGctggcctcgacctcgaaaTGCCGGGACCGCCGCAGGTGCGGAAGCTTGACGCCGTGATGGAGGCGCTGAAGCAGGGCGAGTTAACAGAGAGCCATATCGATGATCGATCAAGGACAGTCCTTCAGTTCCTTGCACGAGTCGGTGCTTTCAATGACACCGAAGCGACGGCATCCAACGTCATCCCAGTCGCAGTTGATAGGCCCGAGCATAGGGCTTTGATCCGGGATGCTGGAGCACGTGGCATTGTGCTTCTCAAGAATAGCGACCATGTCTTGCCGATCAACAAGGAGAACACCAAGGGCAAAAAGATTGCCTTGATTGGGTACGCTAAAGTCGGCCTCGCtcacggcggcggcagcgcaGCTGTCAACGCCCATTATAAAATCACGCCCTGGGATGCCCTCCATACAGCCCTCGGGGAACATGTCGAATTCGCGTTTGCAATGGGGGCCCATAGGGAGCGCCTCTTGGCTCCCATCACCAAAGACGCTGGCTACGGAGAGATCATTGGTCTCGACGGTCAACCTGGCTTTACTCGTCAGCTATCCGAGTTTCGTGGGCCTTTGGTCTCGACCATCCACGGGTTCCCAGCATCTGTCTACTCTCCGCTCGGCTCTCAGGAGTCGCTATGGAAAGATCTGGACCTCATCGGGTACTTTACTCCTAAAGAGACAGGCACACACTACCTCGCCTGCTCAGGCGTTGGCCCGACCCAGGTGTTCATCGATGACCGCCTCGTCCTTGATCAACCCATGAACTATTCTGACCCAATGGGGGCCTTCTTTGGCGTCGCCAACGAATCGGAAATCAGGGTTCACCTCGAGGCTAACAAAAAGTATCGCCTGTGCATCCATAGCAGCCCGCCAGTCAACGTCGgcctcgagatcctcgaggGCCGGACGGGAGTGAGAATGGGCTTTTCCCTCGAGTCGGAACACGACGCCGACTTGGTGACGGAAGCAGCCCAGGTAGCAGCCGAGGCTGATATTGCTATTGTATTCACTGGCCACGACCCTCAGTGGGAGTCTGAGGGCCGAGATCAAGAGGGCTTCCATCTTCCGCGTAACCAGGATGCCATGGTGGCAGCCGTTGCAGCAGCGAATCACAGAACCATTGTAGTCAACTCAACTGGCGTCCCGGTTGCGATGCCCTGGGTTGACAAGGTCGCAGCTGTGCTGCAGGCATGGTTCCCTGGACAAGAGTGTGGCAATGCCATCGCCGATGTTCTCACTGGAGCTGTGAACCCAGAAGGACGTCTTCCGGTTAGCTTTCCGAGAAAAATCCAAGATGCACCGGCCCATGGCAACTTTCCTGGTACCCATGTAAATGGCCGCCTGGAGGTCAACTACGCCGAGGGCGTGTTTGTGGGATATCGGCACTATGACCGTGTTGGTCATGACAAATTGAACTTTGCCTTTGGTCATGGTCTTTCGTATACTGCCTTTGCCTATGGGAACCTCAAAGTGTCTCAAGAAGCAGATAACGCCTTCGCGGTCACGGTTGATGTCTCAAATTCTGGGTCTCTGGAAGGGGCGACGGTTGTGCAAATCTACGTTGGAAAGAAGAATAGGAATTCCGACCAACATCCTGTCAAGGCTCTTGTGGCCTTCCAGAAAGTTTTTCTGAAGGCTGGCGAGGAGCAAACTCCGCAGCTCTCCGTTGCTATGCGGGACTTGGCTTACTACGACGAGGCGCTGGGGCGGTGGGTGGTACAGGCAGGAGAATACGACTTTTCGCTGGCATCGTCAGCTTCAGATATCCTAGAGGTTGTTCCCGTCACTGTCAAGGGCACTGGTTACTCGCCATAG
- a CDS encoding Lactose permease: MGVLNRGKKHDESSVGQALAAALPDDPRPWYRIGYLLKLNCCLMVPLLSSTTLGYDGSMMNGLQTLPQWRTFFDQPEGAVLGLMNSVYPLGKVVGMVAVTYVSDRWGRKLPLLIGMVTCIGFAIMQGLSQNLGTFVAARALLGCATSFISQASPILITEVAYPTHRGKITAMYNTFYASASLTTSRPQYFGAIFAAWSTFGTFKISSTWSWRIPSLLQGAIPAIQLAGLFFVPESPRWLASRGRKEEARQIFATYHAGGDINPPLVAFEVDEVQQALNEESQEMSQNSWLDLVRGQANRRRTLIAIIVGWFSQWCGVAVTSYYLTLVLNTIGITEAKDQTLINGLLQVFNWIIATFLGALMVDRLGRRFLFLVSTAGMLASYIVWTGLTSYFVSSRDEAAGRAVAAFIFIFYFFYDIAWTPLLQAYPVEIFPFTLRSRGLSLTYITASTGLIVGNQINPLAMKAIAWKYYIVFCCILGLLFAIIWFLFPETKGRTLEEIREVFEGESSTDRDIEKEDKLKVGGRATPTGHVQHEELERS; this comes from the exons CTGTCTCATGgtgcctcttctctcctcgacCACCCTAGGGTACGACG GATCCATGATGAACGGCCTCCAAACCCTCCCTCAGTGGCGAACCTTTTTCGATCAGCCAGAGGGAGCGGTCCTTGGCCTCATGAACTCTGTGTACCCGCTGGGCAAGGTGGTCGGCATGGTGGCTGTCACGTATGTCTCTGATCGCTGGGGTCGCAAGCTTCCTCTCCTCATCGGCATGGTGACATGCATTGGCTTCGCCATCATGCAAGGGCTGTCTCAGAACCTGGGCACCTTTGTTGCGGCGCGAGCCCTGCTGGGGTGCGCGACCTCATTTATCAGCCAGGCGAGCCCTATTCTCATCACGGAGGTCGCATATCCCACGCACCGAGGAAAGATCACGGCCATGTACAACACATTCTATGCAAGTGCCTCCCTCACCACCTCACGTCCACAG TATTTCGGCGCCATCTTCGCTGCTTGGTCTACCTTTGGGACCTTCAAGATTAGTTCGACTTGGAGCTGGCGCATCCCCTCCCTGCTCCAGGGAGCCATACCGGCAATTCAGCTCGCAGGCCTGTTCTTCGTCCCTGAATCCCCAAG GTGGCTCGCGTCTCGTGGTCGGAAAGAGGAAGCCCGACAGATCTTTGCCACCTATCACGCCGGGGGAGACATCAACCCCCCCCTGGTGGCTTTTGAAGTGGACGAGGTCCAGCAAGCACTCAACGAAGAAAGTCAAGAAATGTCACAAAATTCCTGGCTCGATCTTGTTCGAGGACAAGCTAATAGGAGGCGCACTCTTATCGCCATCATCGTTGGCTGGTTCTCCCAATGGTGCGGCGTCGCCGTGACATCGTACTACCTTACCCTTGTCCTCAACACTATCGGCATCACGGAAGCAAAGGACCAGACTCTCATCAACGGTCTGCTTCAGGTCTTTAACTGGATCATCGCAACCTTTCTAGGCGCTCTCATGGTTGACCGCCTCGGCCGACGGTTCCTCTTTTTGGTCTCAACCGCAGGCATGCTAGCCAGCTATATCGTCTGGACCGGCCTTACCTCGTACTTTGTTAGCAGCCGTGACGAAGCAGCTGGCCGCGCTGTGGCTGCCTTTATCTTCATCTTTTACTTCTTCTATGATATTGCGTGGACGCCCTTGTTACAGGCCTACCCCGTTGAGATCTTCCCCTTTACGCTTCGCAGTCGCGGACTGTCTCTCACTTATATCACTGCGTCTACGGGCCTTATCGTGGGAAATCAGATCAACCCTCTCGCGATGAAGGCTATTGCCTGGAAGTATTACATTGTCTTCTGTTGCATCCTTGGTCTACTCTTTGCCATCATCTGGTTCCTCTTTCCAGAGACAAAGGGCCGTACCTTGGAGGAGATCCGAGAGGTTTTTGAGGGTGAATCGTCCACCGATAGGGACATtgagaaggaggacaagCTCAAAGTGGGTGGTAGAGCCACTCCTACCGGGCATGTCCAGcacgaggagcttgagcgTTCTTGA